Sequence from the Nymphalis io chromosome 14, ilAglIoxx1.1, whole genome shotgun sequence genome:
ttttaagaaaCGTTCACTACGtttcttaaaagaaaacattttccGAACAAActctttaaaagttatattttatataaatgtgactgaaaaaaaaagactgtaatatttttgttgttatctgttttattttattatatagcctCAATGACTCGATGGTTTACGTTTCACCTAGCGATATTAAAGCCGCTAATtcgactataaaaaataaatttgaaaagtaAACGAATACTTACTTGCTATAGTTCTCACTGTTGAAACATATGTcgaaattaatacaataagtggcaatataaacataaatacgaGTGACAATGTCGTGTAGGCTTGCTCTTGCCATCTCTCCGTATAAAAACCATGTGTCACACATTGATAAAAGTCTTCGATGAACGGTCCTTTAGCAACTCGAAAAACCACTGTCTGAAACAAGATTTATGATTAAAcggttcgaaatttaaaatagctcTGGGAATTTCTGGTACGATTACGTCAAAACCAATCTAGATATCAAATTTTGGATTTAGTTTATctttttgtaatacaaatttgcaataaattgggttgtttataatatttacgtctcttatattaatgttcttattcttaatatattaaaatacattttataaaagaaaacaacataattttaagaaaacaatgAATTGCAAAAAATTTAACGTAACTTTGGCAGTGAAATgacaattttattctaaaaaataatatatatttaatagtttgtttcatgatataaaaaaatccaaaaaaatatataatgagtatGTTCTCAACTGCGGTAcacaaataaatagttataattttatgtaattatatttcatgCACATCCTAATTAgaagattaataaaaatcttaatagtcattatttataaaaaaaaactgttatactAACCTGTGGTATGCTTAGTATAAAACTTAGACTCCAAGCTATAATGACAAGTCTTCCACTCCTCGTTGACGTAGCCATACTTTTCATTGGATATTTGACAGCTAACCATCGATCAACTCCGATCAACACTAGTATAAATGTACTTAAATACAAGGCAAACATTtgcaaaaatttaaacaatttgcAACCGATATTACCCGCGTACCATTGAACGGCAAAAGACCAACCTGCTTCTCCCGCTATGCAGAATATTGTTACAAGTAAATCTGCTATACTGAGTTGGAATATAAGACTATATATGGCAGTCCAAGATGGCCGTGCTCTTCTTCGACATCTCTTGCCTCTTTGCACACTTATTATAGTCGCACAGTTTCCAAATAATGATAACATAGCCAATACAGATAGGACAGTCGCTCGTATAATAGTGCTTCGGGTTAAAACAGGTGCGTGGTCCAAGCACATAATCTGAGTaccattataaacatatatgtgGTTTGTTACATCATCACTTAAAGTTTCATTCATTAAATGAGCTTTCAAACATTTCTCTATGGGCCACGTATTTATTCCCATTAGCACATCGCTGAATTCTCTTTGAAGTGTCAACTCGCTGGCATAAAGTAAGTCATTAAATAATGTGGTATTGCTGCCTACGCTTTCCATGTTTCGTCATGCGTAGTCAGTGATACTTTTGTTTGTGATCTGAAACAAAGTTACACATTATTACTTaaagttttgtaattactttttaaatggtaatatttatttgatttgtatcgttattataaataaacacaagaCTCGGTCATTTATGGCATTCTGATATATTTTGTGCCACGCCACAAAAGCTATCTAAGGAAgttcttaataaattttcacTAAAATTGAGCTCAATAATGTAAAGAgtttatttattggttattgTAAAggttaataaacaaataataagttatacaGCTTCTTgtactgataaaatattttatttacttttatctatCTTCTGCTATTTTATGTACTATGCTATTTTATAAGTTACTGTGTAAAATTTGATACAACAATAAGAATGATAAAGTTTTAATAGAAGAAAAGAAGATTATGAATTtgcgtataaaatatttcattctttgtttgatattatttggatttatgagattattatatgaatggGTTCTCGACCACAATCACACCTGATGCGAAGTGAGGATTTGGCTTAAAATTAAGCGATTGATCGGAATAATAGAAGCCATACTCATATAATTAAAGCCAAtaactgtttattaaatatagaagtatAACTTGCTTATTGAGTGTCCAAAATCTAACACCGGTTCGGAGATAAACACTCTCAGACCTGAGAGTGTTTGTTTTAACaactaaattttacaattataggttttatacaataatagaattgtaaacaaatataataaaataatatttatgaaatggcCTGGAGGCAATTGTTTTATTCCCAAGGTAAGCAATCATCATATCAAAATTGAAGACTATAGATTATGATATCAATAACAAATGGAATCTGCTTCACGCTAGCTAATTGTTCGATAATAGAAAGGCACGCAAAGGAGCACGCtccacaaaaataaacatagaaAACCGTTCAACAACCAATTCTACGATAGTACTCGTGATCTTCTAGCTTGGCAGATCTATTAGTTCTAGTACGAGCTTGGAACCATCCGGAACGTGACTGTAATACGGTGATTTTATTCAtcgaatgatatatttttttaatttattaaattaatatacttactaaTGCTTAAATCAATctgtattattatgaaatttattaaattgttgttttttatagattatattattagatcAATTAATCGTAGTTCTTGActgttactattttaaattaaaatttgtgggTATCGAagtcaaaaatttaattttaatagtttttatttgtacgTCAGTTATCGAAGAGATATGCTTGATCTTTCTTTATTTGTCatcataatgtataatttttccagcaaataaacgataaataagaaaattattatagactataaaaaaaagtcaaatttCGTCGATAGTAACAAAAATGGTCCTTTGATTTTTtccatcaattaattaaattaaatattgcattCGTTCACAATCATTCTCTACCAgctaatattagaaataatagaATGTGTATTATAActctgtatatgtatataaacattacataaagtaaatatttcctATCTGTCAGGCGTCCCATGAGggccatatttttttatttgcatgaCAAATACAGCGTAAATTTAAAAGCATTATATCGTTACAACAAAcgaatattatagttttaagttGTGCTGAAATTTTACCTATAGGAATTACAGCAGCGATTTTTATGcaagaaaattgtattatatatagtttaaatctCAGGGAAATGACCCATATTGAAATTAAGTTAAAGGAGAAGTTACAGGATAAAGAGTATCTTTATAACTCACCTCGACAAACCATGAAGCGATAATATTCAAACTAATTTTCTGATTACGTGGACACgataagagtcgagatggcctagtggttagaacgcgtgaatcttaaccgacgatcgtgggttcaaacccgggcaagtaccactgaattttcatgtgcttaatttgagtttataattcatctcgtgcttgacggtgaaggaaaacatcgtgaggaaacctgcatgtgtctaatttcattgaaattctgccacatgtgtattctaccaacccgcattggagcagcgtggtggaataagctccaaaccttctcctcaaaagggagaggaggccttggcccagcagtgggatattaacaggctgttactgtggaCAGGATAAGttggtattttaaaaaaatatttaacatattaccTCTTTCTGTTGGCGCAAaccgtttttataaaattcgacAAAGCTACGAATGTATGTGTATAGGATGACGAAGTTTTATCCTTTGACGCCATGATTGACCTCTAGCAGGCGTGAGTACTCGGGCGAGGAGAATACTTCCAGTAATTCAACACAATAAAATGGATAATGTTCCACCAAACACGGACTCGTAGCAACCTATTTTGATATCCACCGATCGCCCTTTCTTTTTCATAAAGACGGTCGCCTCTCACCTTTTACTGCACTAGTGCGGTATTGCGTAGGAGTAAACAAAACTGACCGATATCAGTTGCTAGGTATCCGTTGGTCACGGATCGCTTATTCTCGTAATCAAATTCGccctcatatatataattattgtaatataattacatttcaatCCTTTATGTAACTAGTTATaccgttaatatttaaaaatataaaaccagcttcttaataatattagtatgattccTATAGCTGTCTTGTTTAACTGCCTTTACTGTCACATTCGTCTAACTTTTGGTTAGCTTTTAAGGCTACATGGATCTGTGGACCAAGAATATCCCCCAATATTATAAGTGCATTGCCGACTTATGAGGAAGTAAGAGTGTTTTGGTGTAAAAACATAactgtatactatatatagttGTCTAGTTTTATTTGAGAATAACCTTTGTCGATTAAATTcagttttgtatgtttgtattatgtattattattaccttacCTAATTATGTCtcctttgattataaatttcgcgagattttttttttttttatagaaaaggaaggcggacgagcatatgggccacctgatggtaagtggtcaccaacgctcttagacattggcattgtaagaaatgtcaaccatcgcttacatatccaatgcgccaccaaccttgggaactaagattttatgtcccttgtgcctgtaattacactggctcactcacccttcaaaccggaacacaacaatatcaagtattgctgttttgcggtagaatatctgatgagtgggtggtacctacccagacgagcttgcacaaagccctaccaccagtaatgattTCTATTTGCTTGCGTAACTTGAAGGAGAccaatttattatgttaattttagatACAAATTGAGCAAgtcattgtattttaaattactctAGATTAATTGCAGTAGCGTGaaacgatatatataataatttcgtaataGCGTACGAGCCAGAACTTAAAACGAAATCCCAAAgatgtaaacatattataattttcgttatttatatttttttaatttgtgcttaaaatGTATCTTTTAGTCAACAGTGAAGGATTACataaggaaacctacatgtgagAAAGTGCGGGCTAAGTAATaactttacgtgttttccgcaTCACGATAGATTAAACACTGCAAACATCTAAACCCCGGTCTGTTAAtgattagaatattttattaataagttatttcaaACGAATCCGGAATTTAAGCGGAAAATTATTCGTTTGGTTAGAATGAAAATACCATGTTTGTCACGAAGGATTGACTTAGAGTCTTCGTAGAAAAtctgtttataaaacaaacatttatagaCTTGTGAAGTTTAGTTAAATGTAACACGAAGTAACGTGTAGGTATATTTTGCTACGATAAAAACAACTTTCTTAAAAGTAtcaagtttcattaaaaataaaaataacggaaaaaaataacgttaaaaaaatatttttaaatcaggcATAATATACTGCTGTGAATTTATGTATGTTATTGAATGATCCGTGATCTTCCCCCTTAGTGAGGAATTGGAGGGAATAGCTCATATTTAATCTAAGCGAGAAGTCTTATAGATGGTTCTTTCAAGCACGGATCTTGCCTCTCAATACGTATCCCTAACGAAAATGAAGTATATCTCGATCTATGCTAGCCTGCAGTTGAAATAGAAGTGCGTAACCACTGCCATGTATTTTCCCAACCCGGCCACTATAAAGTCCACACCCCCTCTGTATGAAGGAGGCGATCCATcgatgttttttgtttttgttaaaaaataataatatgtaacattAGCAAGTAATTtgccaaattttat
This genomic interval carries:
- the LOC126773375 gene encoding gonadotropin-releasing hormone receptor, which translates into the protein MESVGSNTTLFNDLLYASELTLQREFSDVLMGINTWPIEKCLKAHLMNETLSDDVTNHIYVYNGTQIMCLDHAPVLTRSTIIRATVLSVLAMLSLFGNCATIISVQRGKRCRRRARPSWTAIYSLIFQLSIADLLVTIFCIAGEAGWSFAVQWYAGNIGCKLFKFLQMFALYLSTFILVLIGVDRWLAVKYPMKSMATSTRSGRLVIIAWSLSFILSIPQTVVFRVAKGPFIEDFYQCVTHGFYTERWQEQAYTTLSLVFMFILPLIVLISTYVSTVRTIAKSEKVFLPEVSRQATFLTPDMNRRRLIDRAKMKSLRMSIVIVTAFVIWWTPYYVMMIIFTFLNPDKNLSEDLQSGIFFFGMSNSLVNPVIYGAFHLWPKKKRSRHSDRESGGQHASLLRRGDNTSSVRLTTIRSLRSSAKYSNGQNMSLL